A single Ischnura elegans chromosome 13 unlocalized genomic scaffold, ioIscEleg1.1 SUPER_13_unloc_4, whole genome shotgun sequence DNA region contains:
- the LOC124173179 gene encoding uncharacterized protein LOC124173179 isoform X1, giving the protein MKFQNYWRRVEVAGTVHKVAISAIICDAPARAFLKCVKGHTGFYGCERCCQRGVYLNSKVVFNECDAELRTDDTFKNRNQKDHHLANSPLENIQNFGMVSQFPLDFMQQVCLGVMRRLLLHWIKGSNSCRLSPRERLGISERLNSIRNLTPSEFNRIPRGLDTVERWKANEFRLFLLYTGPYAVSSYVKQKLYDHFMILHVAIRILCSNEMAVGHCEYAKQLLHSFVSAMTMNYGPDSVVYNIHNLIHTADDVKFMSAPLQDFSCFPFENMLGQIKRIIRTANNPLSQLTRRLAESNAMCLGEGSSGDLKVRRDPLTGKVFEVSNKEITLSTCKDKNAYVMLKDKRVLRIEEMHFSERDSQLSDLVLVGPVFKYYENYFIYPCESSKLSIFKAWDISASVDSVMFVNIYKKCFVIPKGNHFIVYPLLH; this is encoded by the coding sequence ATGAAGTTTCAGAATTATTGGAGACGTGTTGAGGTTGCGGGAACTGTACATAAAGTGGCAATTAGTGCAATAATTTGTGATGCTCCTGCTCGGGCATTTTTGAAATGTGTGAAGGGCCACACTGGATTCTATGGTTGTGAGCGTTGTTGCCAGCGGGGAGTGTACTTAAACTCCAAAGTAGTGTTCAACGAGTGTGATGCAGAGCTGAGAACTGATGATACATTTAAGAACCGGAACCAAAAAGACCATCATCTGGCTAATTCGCctcttgaaaatattcaaaattttgggATGGTGTCTCAGTTCCCTCTGGATTTCATGCAGCAAGTATGTTTAGGTGTCATGCGAAGGCTATTATTACACTGGATCAAAGGATCGAACAGCTGCCGATTAAGTCCCCGGGAAAGGCTCGGAATTTCAGAGAGGCTAAATTCTATTAGGAACCTAACTCCCTCTGAATTCAATAGGATTCCAAGAGGGTTGGATACTGTTGAGAGGTGGAAGGCGAATGAGTTCAGACTTTTTTTGTTGTATACTGGCCCATATGCAGTGTCATCGTATGTGAAACAAAAATTGTATGATCATTTCATGATTTTACATGTTGCCATAAGAATACTGTGTTCTAATGAAATGGCTGTTGGACATTGTGAATATGCAAAACAGCTGCTCCATAGTTTTGTGTCTGCTATGACCATGAACTATGGGCCTGATAGTGTTGTGTATAACATACACAATTTGATTCATACTGCTGATGACGTCAAATTTATGTCAGCACCCCTCCAAGATTTCAGCTGTTTCCCATTTGAAAATATGTTGggacaaataaaaaggattattCGGACTGCCAACAATCCTCTATCCCAGCTGACGAGGAGATTGGCGGAATCCAATGCCATGTGTTTGGGGGAAGGGTCTTCTGGTGACCTTAAAGTTCGAAGGGATCCATTGACTGGAAAGGTGTTTGAAGTGTCCAATAAGGAAATAACACTCTCCACATGTAAAGACAAGAATGCATATGTAATGCTTAAAGACAAGAGAGTGCTCAGAATTGAGGAAATGCATTTCTCTGAAAGGGATTCACAGCTCAGTGATTTAGTGTTAGTGGGACCAGTATTTAAATACTATGAGAACTATTTCATATATCCGTGTGAATCGTCTAAACTTAGTATATTCAAAGCCTGGGACATATCTGCCAGTGTAGATAGTGTTATGTTTGTGAACATTTACAAAAAATGCTTTGTAATTCCCAAGGGAAATCATTTCATAGTTTACCCTCTCTTACATTAA